The following are from one region of the Sandaracinus amylolyticus genome:
- a CDS encoding 2OG-Fe(II) oxygenase, protein MAAIDHAAANSLEVLTLDVDELERHPDLIADIYRRRLMGVVVRGAFASAHMAEVVANVGRLEGVPRAVAPTFKGGLFGSPLVMASEDLRDYLDGAQRFRDSTRELFAPAGGLEARIEHVMGRIAGGLPVDVARDDAGRGYLPASIRVLVEGDSLPLHYENGTTRYASMKQLLPRLDVATIMSFYVAVALPEEGGVLEVFSTDCTDGGDRILHELGGPERARPILAARGCVEVRPGVGDMLVFDAGRYYHLVSEVRSGTRWTLGGFFAFDRDHTRVLYWS, encoded by the coding sequence ATGGCTGCGATCGATCACGCGGCGGCGAATTCCCTCGAGGTGCTGACGCTCGACGTGGACGAGCTCGAGCGCCACCCCGATCTCATCGCCGACATCTACCGGCGCCGGCTCATGGGCGTGGTCGTGCGCGGCGCGTTCGCGAGCGCGCACATGGCGGAGGTCGTCGCGAACGTCGGGCGCCTCGAGGGCGTGCCGCGCGCGGTCGCGCCGACGTTCAAGGGCGGTCTCTTCGGCAGCCCGCTCGTGATGGCCTCCGAGGACCTCCGCGACTACCTCGACGGCGCGCAGCGCTTCCGCGACTCGACGCGCGAGCTCTTCGCGCCCGCGGGCGGTCTCGAGGCGCGCATCGAGCACGTGATGGGCCGCATCGCCGGCGGGCTGCCGGTCGACGTCGCGCGCGACGACGCGGGGCGCGGCTATCTCCCGGCGTCGATCCGGGTGCTGGTCGAGGGCGACTCGCTGCCGCTCCACTACGAGAACGGCACGACCCGCTACGCGTCGATGAAGCAGCTCCTGCCGCGCCTCGACGTCGCGACGATCATGAGCTTCTACGTGGCCGTCGCGCTGCCCGAAGAGGGCGGCGTGCTCGAGGTGTTCAGCACCGACTGCACCGACGGCGGCGATCGCATCCTGCACGAGCTCGGCGGCCCCGAGCGGGCGCGTCCGATCCTCGCGGCCCGCGGCTGCGTCGAGGTGCGGCCCGGGGTGGGCGACATGCTCGTGTTCGACGCCGGTCGCTACTACCACCTCGTCTCCGAGGTGCGCTCGGGGACGCGCTGGACCCTCGGCGGGTTCTTCGCGTTCGATCGCGACCACACGCGCGTTCTCTACTGGAGCTGA
- a CDS encoding MBL fold metallo-hydrolase — MFEVTFLGHQGWQFSTGRTNVLLDPLLCDRFGHDPRGHAFDVFPPRRVDLAACPPIDAVLFSHEHEDHFHVPSIELLDRRIPIYLSARSSSAAPRLLRELGFEVRSLEPGEPFALGDLGILPLPQASLGGSHPGEWDSLALVVEDRGGHGSFFTTVDHRPQPATFELLRRHGVRPALIAYADNESDHSVMFPWAAPSGDGTAALAAELRALLERVVPRDLRPEALLLCANGLAPRGELAWMNESIFHRDPRAACGQLGPPFAAPLPGETITLSGRRRSDARRSPWIEALPERAWPARGSGARPHAPFGPATGVACLDDTSRGALERALGELARFLYASPLFCELYLLDATATGGRRPTFALELLEEGGSTVWIWDPPGCRFVREALPSPERSVVAGARCWASDLLAVLEVEMPAASLTMGRLAAWNAAPSALRFDLANVLHVYCHPLRAPDRFLALYRQLVRGAAPQVRAAGQG, encoded by the coding sequence ATGTTCGAAGTCACGTTCCTCGGCCACCAGGGCTGGCAGTTCTCGACCGGCCGCACGAACGTGCTCCTCGATCCGCTGCTCTGCGATCGCTTCGGGCACGACCCGCGCGGCCACGCGTTCGACGTGTTCCCGCCGCGGCGCGTCGATCTCGCGGCGTGCCCGCCGATCGACGCGGTGCTGTTCAGCCACGAGCACGAGGACCACTTCCACGTTCCGTCGATCGAGCTGCTCGATCGACGGATCCCGATCTACCTGTCCGCGCGCTCGTCGTCGGCCGCGCCACGCCTGCTGCGCGAGCTCGGCTTCGAGGTGCGCTCGCTCGAGCCGGGCGAGCCCTTCGCGCTCGGCGACCTCGGCATCCTGCCGCTGCCGCAGGCGTCGCTCGGGGGGAGCCACCCCGGCGAGTGGGACTCGCTCGCGCTCGTCGTCGAGGATCGCGGAGGGCACGGCTCGTTCTTCACGACGGTCGATCACCGCCCGCAGCCCGCGACGTTCGAGCTGCTGCGGCGCCACGGCGTGCGGCCCGCGCTGATCGCCTACGCCGACAACGAGTCCGACCACTCCGTGATGTTCCCGTGGGCCGCGCCGAGCGGCGACGGGACGGCGGCGCTGGCCGCGGAGCTGCGGGCACTGCTCGAGCGCGTGGTCCCGCGCGACCTGCGGCCCGAGGCGCTCCTCCTCTGCGCGAACGGCCTCGCCCCGCGCGGCGAGCTCGCGTGGATGAACGAGTCGATCTTCCATCGCGATCCCCGAGCGGCGTGCGGGCAGCTCGGACCGCCCTTCGCGGCGCCGCTCCCCGGCGAGACGATCACGCTGAGCGGGCGGCGACGGAGCGACGCGCGACGCTCGCCGTGGATCGAGGCGCTGCCCGAGCGCGCGTGGCCGGCGCGCGGGAGCGGCGCGCGGCCGCACGCGCCCTTCGGCCCCGCCACCGGCGTGGCGTGCCTCGACGACACGTCTCGCGGCGCGCTGGAGCGCGCGCTCGGCGAGCTCGCGCGGTTCCTCTACGCGTCGCCGCTCTTCTGCGAGCTCTACCTGCTCGACGCGACGGCGACCGGGGGGCGGCGGCCGACCTTCGCGCTCGAGCTGCTCGAGGAGGGCGGGAGCACCGTGTGGATCTGGGATCCCCCGGGCTGCCGCTTCGTGCGCGAAGCGCTCCCGAGCCCCGAGCGCTCGGTCGTCGCGGGGGCGCGCTGCTGGGCGAGCGATCTGCTCGCGGTGCTCGAGGTCGAGATGCCCGCGGCGTCGCTCACGATGGGCCGCCTCGCCGCGTGGAACGCCGCGCCCTCGGCGCTGCGCTTCGACCTCGCGAACGTGCTGCACGTCTACTGCCACCCGCTGCGCGCGCCCGATCGCTTCCTCGCGCTCTACCGGCAGCTCGTGCGCGGCGCCGCGCCGCAGGTCCGCGCCGCGGGTCAGGGCTGA
- a CDS encoding 2OG-Fe(II) oxygenase, with protein MSDASPWEPLVVDRLGPAALDALIDRRVPYVHVPRFLDPAWCDEVVARFSRAIEELPEHRELRMGPMCFDALAKPVELFVDSSDPAAYFAHAAADAPRVRALFAGGDDPLEKMRDAWRAHGFREVPSSEGEDRTYNPDTVWAIRSAVGPPHVDWYERERPSALSRFPRRLNYNVYLQRPDSGGHFVVYRRFATDVARNEQPWRDPEAAAASLRGVERVEHQPAPGDLVIFDAHGFHEVTRVDGSRRRRVQVHACALVDPATRELSFFV; from the coding sequence ATGAGTGATGCAAGCCCGTGGGAGCCTCTCGTCGTCGATCGCCTGGGCCCCGCAGCGCTCGACGCGTTGATCGATCGCCGCGTGCCGTACGTGCACGTCCCGCGCTTTCTCGATCCGGCCTGGTGCGACGAGGTCGTCGCGCGGTTCTCGCGCGCGATCGAGGAGCTGCCGGAGCACCGCGAGCTGCGCATGGGGCCGATGTGCTTCGACGCGCTGGCGAAGCCGGTCGAGCTCTTCGTGGACTCGAGCGATCCCGCCGCGTACTTCGCGCACGCCGCCGCGGACGCGCCGCGCGTGCGGGCGCTCTTCGCGGGCGGCGACGATCCGCTCGAGAAGATGCGCGACGCCTGGCGCGCCCACGGCTTCCGCGAGGTCCCGTCGTCGGAGGGCGAGGACCGCACGTACAACCCCGACACGGTCTGGGCGATCCGCAGCGCCGTCGGCCCGCCGCACGTGGACTGGTACGAGCGCGAGCGCCCGAGCGCGCTCTCGCGCTTCCCGCGGCGGCTGAACTACAACGTCTATCTCCAGCGGCCCGACTCCGGCGGGCACTTCGTCGTCTACCGCCGCTTCGCGACCGACGTGGCGCGCAACGAGCAGCCCTGGCGCGACCCCGAGGCCGCGGCGGCGAGCCTCCGCGGCGTCGAGCGCGTCGAGCACCAGCCGGCGCCCGGCGATCTGGTGATCTTCGACGCGCACGGCTTCCACGAGGTCACGCGGGTGGACGGGTCGCGCCGCCGGCGCGTGCAGGTGCACGCCTGCGCGCTCGTCGACCCCGCGACCCGCGAGCTGAGCTTCTTCGTGTGA
- a CDS encoding carbamoyltransferase C-terminal domain-containing protein: MATHLLAVHQDTNANAALFEDGKLIFAAAEERFTRVRFAGGRPARTIRALAERYSLGSGDFDEVVAGNRYHFLPETPLAALLPRGEYDFFSPTYKAYLELHEALWRAPELGSLAAGVHRALLRRRYPALAHVADHHTAHAYSAYLTSGFDEAVAITADGFGDGASAKVFRCRGARCELLYGSSATRSPGLFYGEIARLLGINVALAGKVTGLAAHGDARKAYGLVSQLFALAPDGRSFEAPPLRARRRNRSPYAELATMDKADVAAAAQRRLEDVLLGFVARALEEVGPSDVVLAGGTFGNVRLNQKILDVPGVRRVFVHPAMNDQGIAVGAALEHLALTGRARPARLDHVYLGPDFSEDECARALTSAGLRFREERDIERTAAELLTAGHVVARFAGRMEYGPRALGNRSLLYRSDEPGANDWLNRKLRRTEYMPFAPVTLAEHAEARYGSLERCADCTRFMTIALPCTDTMRRESPGAVHVDGTARPQVVHEEDNPSYYRLLRLFHERTGNPSLINTSFNMHEEPIVCTPDDACRAFLAAGLPYLAMERFLVVAPGVRFPD; the protein is encoded by the coding sequence ATGGCCACCCACCTACTGGCAGTCCACCAGGACACGAACGCGAACGCCGCGCTCTTCGAGGACGGCAAGCTGATCTTCGCGGCGGCGGAGGAGCGCTTCACGCGCGTGCGCTTCGCGGGCGGGCGCCCCGCTCGGACGATCCGCGCGCTCGCCGAGCGCTACTCGCTCGGGTCCGGCGACTTCGACGAGGTCGTCGCCGGCAACCGCTATCACTTCCTCCCCGAGACCCCGCTCGCAGCCCTCCTGCCGCGCGGCGAGTACGACTTCTTCAGCCCCACCTACAAGGCGTATCTCGAGCTGCACGAGGCGCTGTGGCGCGCGCCCGAGCTCGGCTCGCTCGCGGCCGGCGTGCACCGCGCGCTGCTCCGCCGCCGCTATCCGGCCCTCGCCCACGTCGCCGATCACCACACCGCACACGCGTACTCGGCCTATCTCACGTCGGGCTTCGACGAGGCGGTCGCGATCACCGCCGACGGCTTCGGAGACGGCGCGTCGGCGAAGGTCTTCCGCTGTCGCGGCGCGCGCTGCGAGCTGCTCTACGGCTCGAGCGCGACGCGCTCACCGGGGCTCTTCTACGGCGAGATCGCGCGGCTGCTCGGCATCAACGTCGCGCTGGCGGGCAAGGTGACCGGCCTCGCCGCACACGGCGACGCGCGGAAGGCGTACGGCCTCGTCTCGCAGCTCTTCGCGCTCGCGCCCGACGGCCGCAGCTTCGAGGCGCCGCCGCTGCGAGCTCGGCGCCGCAATCGCTCGCCCTATGCCGAGCTCGCCACGATGGACAAGGCGGACGTCGCGGCGGCCGCGCAGCGGCGCCTCGAGGACGTCCTGCTCGGGTTCGTCGCGCGCGCGCTCGAGGAGGTGGGGCCCTCCGACGTGGTCCTCGCGGGCGGGACCTTCGGCAACGTCCGCCTCAACCAGAAGATCCTCGACGTGCCCGGCGTGCGCCGCGTGTTCGTGCACCCCGCGATGAACGATCAGGGCATCGCGGTGGGCGCCGCGCTCGAGCACCTCGCGCTCACGGGGCGAGCTCGGCCGGCGCGCCTCGACCACGTCTACCTCGGGCCCGACTTCTCCGAGGACGAGTGCGCGCGCGCGCTCACGAGCGCCGGGCTGCGCTTCCGCGAAGAGCGCGACATCGAACGCACCGCGGCGGAGCTCCTGACGGCGGGGCACGTGGTCGCGCGCTTCGCGGGCCGGATGGAGTACGGGCCGCGCGCCCTCGGCAACCGGAGCCTGCTCTACCGGAGCGACGAGCCCGGCGCGAACGACTGGCTCAATCGGAAGCTGCGCCGCACCGAGTACATGCCCTTCGCGCCGGTCACGCTCGCCGAGCACGCCGAGGCTCGCTACGGCTCGCTCGAGCGCTGCGCCGACTGCACGCGGTTCATGACCATCGCGCTTCCCTGCACCGACACGATGCGTCGCGAGTCGCCGGGCGCGGTGCACGTCGACGGGACCGCGCGCCCCCAGGTCGTGCACGAGGAGGACAACCCCTCGTACTACCGACTGCTCCGGCTCTTCCACGAGCGCACCGGCAACCCCTCGCTGATCAACACGTCGTTCAACATGCACGAGGAGCCGATCGTCTGTACGCCGGACGACGCGTGCCGGGCGTTCCTCGCGGCGGGGCTGCCCTACCTCGCGATGGAGCGCTTCCTCGTGGTCGCTCCGGGCGTGCGCTTCCCCGACTGA
- a CDS encoding YncE family protein, which yields MRSDPPPSGRHREEPAPRGLRALLCPPLPRSLPARVSTLALFFVGAALALVFVRSMYGTTELVVVAAVVTALRVVADLQHRARPALRVAGLLAGAALAPLVALLAYAALAWGTLLAWTVPWWAKLLVSALAGAAVVTGRPSWRHARVPFLLPLGAWITLCLAGWRIQELYARCDDYLEAVAHPAVDVVLPTTPALRDCRPGETIEIGRYPRVVWELPDRERLVVTTQPALPLDGEGHPDGPLSGAICEWRIGSPAARCFGEGKAQGIVEDAARDRLLVASWGRWPRPGGGQPHRGKLYELPLSGPFEPRAIAMQDGSVGELIYDPEDEHAYGITDEGGELVPIHVDTLRAEPEVRAPIFGAGAVRYDAARHEGLLCTSGGPVSRIDGRLFMLPAVRGAPLRLRALGADTPLAWITMTWGCDWDPAGRRAYMNVPNLGLTAVLDYDSGALLQTAFTGFGMRAITFDPARRRLYLANFLGGFVAAIDASSLQELERWPVGRYPRMVALSRDGRSLFVGTNIGVVTIALEP from the coding sequence GTGCGCTCCGATCCTCCGCCGTCGGGCCGCCATCGCGAGGAGCCGGCGCCGCGCGGCCTGCGGGCGCTGCTCTGTCCGCCGCTCCCGCGCTCGCTGCCGGCGCGGGTCTCGACGCTCGCCCTCTTCTTCGTCGGCGCCGCGCTCGCGCTGGTGTTCGTCCGCTCGATGTACGGCACGACGGAGCTCGTCGTCGTCGCGGCCGTGGTCACGGCGCTGCGCGTGGTGGCCGACCTCCAGCACCGCGCGCGCCCGGCGCTCCGCGTCGCCGGCCTCCTCGCTGGTGCCGCGCTCGCGCCGCTCGTCGCGCTGCTCGCGTACGCCGCGCTCGCGTGGGGCACGCTGCTCGCGTGGACGGTGCCGTGGTGGGCGAAGCTGCTGGTCTCGGCGCTCGCGGGGGCGGCGGTCGTGACGGGCCGGCCTTCCTGGCGGCACGCGCGCGTGCCCTTCCTCTTGCCGCTCGGCGCGTGGATCACGCTCTGCCTCGCGGGCTGGCGGATCCAGGAGCTCTACGCGCGCTGCGACGACTACCTCGAGGCGGTCGCGCATCCCGCGGTCGACGTCGTGCTCCCGACCACGCCGGCGCTGCGCGACTGCCGCCCCGGGGAGACCATCGAGATCGGGCGCTACCCGCGCGTCGTCTGGGAGCTGCCCGATCGCGAGCGGCTCGTGGTGACGACGCAGCCCGCGCTGCCGCTCGACGGAGAAGGTCACCCCGACGGACCGCTGAGCGGGGCGATCTGCGAGTGGCGGATCGGCTCTCCCGCCGCGCGCTGCTTCGGTGAGGGCAAGGCCCAGGGGATCGTGGAGGACGCCGCGCGCGATCGGCTCCTCGTCGCGAGCTGGGGCCGCTGGCCGCGCCCCGGCGGAGGCCAGCCGCATCGAGGCAAGCTCTACGAGCTGCCGCTCTCGGGGCCCTTCGAGCCGCGCGCGATCGCGATGCAGGACGGCAGCGTCGGCGAGCTGATCTACGACCCCGAGGACGAGCACGCGTACGGGATCACCGACGAGGGCGGCGAGCTCGTGCCGATCCACGTCGACACGCTGCGCGCCGAGCCCGAGGTGCGCGCGCCGATCTTCGGCGCGGGCGCGGTGCGCTACGACGCGGCGCGCCACGAGGGCCTGCTCTGCACTTCGGGCGGGCCGGTGAGCCGCATCGACGGGCGGCTCTTCATGCTCCCCGCGGTGCGCGGCGCGCCGCTGCGACTGCGGGCGCTCGGCGCCGACACGCCGCTCGCGTGGATCACGATGACGTGGGGCTGCGACTGGGATCCGGCGGGCCGCCGCGCGTACATGAACGTGCCGAACCTCGGGCTCACCGCGGTGCTCGACTACGACTCGGGCGCGCTGCTGCAGACCGCGTTCACCGGGTTCGGGATGCGCGCGATCACGTTCGATCCCGCGCGACGCCGGCTCTACCTCGCGAACTTCCTCGGCGGCTTCGTGGCGGCGATCGACGCGTCGTCGCTGCAGGAGCTCGAGCGCTGGCCGGTCGGGCGCTACCCGCGGATGGTCGCGCTCTCGCGCGACGGTCGCTCGCTCTTCGTCGGCACGAACATCGGCGTCGTCACGATCGCGCTCGAGCCCTGA
- a CDS encoding B12-binding domain-containing radical SAM protein produces MARLVLVTSGLEHLGIAALAAHARALGHDVRIVYEPKPFSSNSGPDNALLARLLEPTPEETAAKIAAHAPDVVGFSSYTITHGWSVEVARHVKRQLRVPIVFGGPHVQGSPAHVLREPSIDAVVEGEGEGPLADLLACVEKGRFGRADVANVWFRDPSGGPPIRNALRPLIEDLDVLPWADKRGFYEAVPAFEREFYVISRRGCPYRCSFCEYSVFPRQYPGQKPVRRRSVGDVIAELAAWKRRGVMRKVFFWDAIFTLDLKWIEEFADAYAREIALPFECYSHPQVMTREMARALARAGAAMVRVGVQTVNGDTLAEVDRRGGPERVEQTIAHLRDAGIPYALDHILALPGEGLDDQIAALRFYNRVRPQRVYTHWMTYLPGTTALERARDDGSLSEAQVERILTGDQTDGFEAPRVLDPSRRGELDDMARLSVVLDLLPVLPRRTVDWLIESRAYRFVPRLYNVRSVAQVVTGLAGDVALRERTSTMLLGMMQSARLVASAPKSPSEWPGRPAPQTETATRPRARLRVLSSG; encoded by the coding sequence ATGGCGCGCCTCGTCCTGGTCACGAGCGGGCTCGAGCACCTCGGGATCGCGGCGCTCGCCGCCCACGCGCGGGCGCTGGGGCACGACGTGCGCATCGTGTACGAGCCCAAGCCGTTCTCGTCGAACTCGGGGCCCGACAACGCGCTGCTCGCGCGCCTGCTCGAGCCGACGCCCGAGGAGACCGCCGCGAAGATCGCCGCGCACGCGCCCGACGTGGTCGGCTTCTCGTCCTACACGATCACGCACGGATGGAGCGTCGAGGTCGCGCGTCACGTGAAGCGCCAGCTCCGCGTGCCGATCGTGTTCGGCGGACCGCACGTCCAGGGCTCGCCCGCGCACGTGCTGCGCGAGCCTTCGATCGACGCGGTCGTCGAGGGCGAGGGCGAGGGCCCGCTCGCCGATCTGCTCGCGTGCGTCGAGAAGGGCCGCTTCGGGCGCGCCGACGTGGCGAACGTGTGGTTCCGCGATCCGAGCGGAGGGCCTCCGATCCGCAACGCGCTGCGCCCGTTGATCGAGGACCTCGACGTGCTGCCGTGGGCCGACAAGCGCGGGTTCTACGAGGCGGTGCCGGCGTTCGAGCGCGAGTTCTACGTGATCTCGCGGCGCGGCTGCCCGTACCGCTGCAGCTTCTGCGAGTACAGCGTGTTCCCTCGGCAGTACCCGGGACAGAAGCCGGTGCGCCGCCGGTCGGTGGGCGACGTGATCGCCGAGCTCGCGGCGTGGAAGCGCCGCGGGGTCATGCGGAAGGTGTTCTTCTGGGACGCGATCTTCACCCTCGATCTCAAGTGGATCGAGGAGTTCGCCGACGCATACGCGCGGGAGATCGCGCTGCCCTTCGAGTGCTACTCGCACCCGCAGGTGATGACGCGCGAGATGGCGCGCGCGCTGGCCCGTGCCGGCGCGGCGATGGTGCGCGTCGGCGTGCAGACGGTGAACGGCGACACGCTCGCCGAGGTCGATCGCCGTGGTGGCCCCGAGCGCGTCGAGCAGACGATCGCCCACCTCCGGGACGCCGGGATCCCGTACGCGCTCGATCACATCCTCGCGCTGCCCGGCGAGGGCCTCGACGATCAGATCGCGGCGCTGCGCTTCTACAACCGGGTGCGGCCCCAGCGCGTGTACACGCACTGGATGACGTACCTCCCGGGCACGACCGCGCTCGAGCGAGCGCGCGACGACGGCTCGCTCTCGGAGGCCCAGGTCGAGCGCATCCTGACCGGCGATCAGACCGACGGGTTCGAGGCGCCGCGCGTCCTCGACCCCTCGCGACGCGGCGAGCTCGACGACATGGCGCGGCTCTCGGTGGTGCTCGATCTGCTGCCGGTCCTGCCGCGACGCACCGTCGACTGGCTGATCGAGTCGCGCGCGTACCGCTTCGTCCCACGGCTCTACAACGTGCGCAGCGTCGCGCAGGTCGTGACCGGGCTCGCGGGCGACGTCGCGCTGCGCGAGCGCACCTCCACGATGCTGCTCGGCATGATGCAGAGCGCGCGCCTGGTCGCGAGCGCGCCGAAGTCGCCGAGCGAGTGGCCGGGGCGCCCCGCGCCGCAGACCGAGACCGCGACGCGGCCTCGCGCCCGCCTCCGCGTGCTCTCGAGCGGCTGA
- a CDS encoding glycosyltransferase family 2 protein — MEDRKTTVILPAHDEAGTIADVVARCRASVPGLDEVIVVDDGSRDGTGALAAGAGARVITLTPNRGKGVALRRGLEEARGDVIVLLDADGQDAPEDIPLLLEALRDEVVMVVGSRFLGTFGDGAITPLNRFGNRALTEVLNALYRVRLTDTQAGFRAFHRRFLDRISLSATRYDIEVDLLLSAVETGRPVIEVPVRRMARSYGTSDLGSFRDGARILRKIVRRRIAHALE; from the coding sequence ATGGAAGACCGCAAGACCACCGTCATCCTCCCGGCGCACGACGAAGCGGGCACGATCGCCGACGTCGTCGCGCGTTGTCGCGCCAGCGTGCCCGGGCTCGACGAGGTGATCGTCGTCGACGACGGATCGCGCGACGGCACCGGCGCGCTCGCCGCGGGCGCGGGCGCACGGGTGATCACGCTGACGCCGAACCGCGGCAAGGGCGTGGCGCTGCGCCGTGGGCTCGAGGAGGCGCGCGGCGACGTGATCGTGCTGCTCGACGCCGACGGACAGGACGCGCCGGAGGACATCCCGCTCCTGCTCGAGGCGCTGCGCGACGAGGTGGTGATGGTCGTGGGATCGCGCTTCCTCGGCACGTTCGGCGACGGCGCGATCACGCCGCTCAATCGCTTCGGCAACCGCGCGCTCACCGAGGTGCTCAACGCGCTCTATCGAGTGCGACTGACCGACACCCAGGCGGGCTTCCGCGCGTTCCACCGGCGCTTCCTCGATCGCATCTCGCTCTCCGCGACGCGCTACGACATCGAGGTCGATCTGCTGCTCTCGGCGGTCGAGACCGGAAGGCCGGTGATCGAGGTGCCGGTGCGCCGCATGGCGCGCTCGTACGGCACGAGCGATCTCGGCTCGTTCCGCGACGGCGCGCGCATCCTGCGCAAGATCGTGCGGCGACGGATCGCTCACGCGCTGGAGTGA
- a CDS encoding B12-binding domain-containing radical SAM protein: MATVALIRPPSVVTRFALTLSQTPPISIAYLAGSLVEGGHDVRAIDAVGEALDHTWQGYRPDIQCNGLELDAIVQRVPDDARLVGISCMFSNEWPVVRALIAAIARARPSATIVLGGEHATALPDACLRDAPALAACALGEGEETVVELARAIDEGRDLASVPGLVVRSPLGPRRTAPRARIRDIGAIARPAWHLTPLERYLERGLSFGVDRGRTVPMVATRGCPYRCTFCSSPSMWTTRYAMRAPEDVVDEMESHVDRVGADAFDFYDLTAVVKKSWILALCDRLRRRGLRITWQLPSGTRSEAIDGEVARAMHDAGCRNVSYAPESGSPRTLKRIKKQVRLDRMLDSMRAAVGAGLNVKANLILGFPEETREDVAHTLSFAARMAQVGVHDVSVWTFVPYPGSALFDELVAAGTLGPLDDDYYASLLSYSDLAKARSYDARIGDRALQRYRLLGLATFYGASFALHPTRPLGTALRLLRGASARGRYESRAEMSLASLVRRATARTADTTRRPAG, translated from the coding sequence ATGGCAACCGTCGCGCTGATCCGCCCGCCGAGCGTGGTCACGCGGTTCGCCCTGACACTGAGCCAGACGCCGCCGATCTCGATCGCGTACCTCGCTGGCAGCCTGGTCGAAGGTGGCCACGACGTGCGCGCGATCGACGCGGTCGGCGAGGCGCTCGATCACACGTGGCAGGGCTATCGGCCCGACATCCAGTGCAACGGCCTCGAGCTCGACGCGATCGTGCAGCGCGTGCCCGACGACGCGCGGCTCGTCGGCATCTCGTGCATGTTCTCCAACGAGTGGCCGGTGGTGCGCGCGCTCATCGCCGCGATCGCGCGGGCACGACCGAGCGCGACGATCGTGCTCGGCGGCGAGCACGCGACCGCGCTGCCCGACGCATGCCTCCGCGACGCGCCTGCACTTGCGGCGTGCGCGCTCGGCGAAGGCGAAGAGACCGTCGTCGAGCTCGCGCGGGCGATCGACGAAGGTCGCGATCTCGCGAGCGTCCCCGGGCTCGTGGTGCGATCGCCGCTCGGCCCGCGCCGCACCGCACCGCGTGCGCGCATCCGCGACATCGGCGCGATCGCGCGCCCTGCGTGGCACCTCACGCCGCTCGAGCGTTACCTCGAGCGCGGCCTCTCGTTCGGCGTCGATCGCGGGCGCACCGTGCCGATGGTCGCGACCCGCGGCTGCCCGTATCGCTGCACGTTCTGCTCGAGCCCGAGCATGTGGACCACACGCTACGCGATGCGTGCGCCAGAGGACGTCGTCGACGAGATGGAGTCGCACGTCGATCGGGTGGGCGCCGACGCGTTCGACTTCTACGACCTCACCGCGGTCGTCAAGAAGAGCTGGATCCTCGCGCTCTGCGATCGACTGCGACGACGCGGCCTCCGCATCACCTGGCAGCTCCCGAGCGGCACCCGCAGCGAGGCGATCGACGGCGAGGTCGCGCGCGCGATGCACGACGCCGGATGTCGCAACGTGAGCTACGCGCCCGAGAGCGGATCGCCGCGCACGCTGAAGCGCATCAAGAAGCAGGTGCGCCTCGATCGCATGCTCGACTCGATGCGCGCCGCGGTCGGCGCCGGGCTCAACGTGAAGGCGAACCTGATCCTCGGCTTCCCCGAGGAGACGCGCGAGGACGTCGCGCACACGCTCTCGTTCGCGGCGCGCATGGCGCAGGTCGGGGTGCACGACGTCTCGGTGTGGACCTTCGTGCCCTACCCCGGCTCCGCGCTCTTCGACGAGCTCGTCGCCGCGGGCACGCTCGGCCCGCTCGACGACGACTACTACGCGTCGCTGCTCTCGTACTCGGATCTCGCGAAGGCGCGCTCCTACGACGCGCGGATCGGCGATCGCGCGCTGCAGCGTTATCGCCTGCTCGGCCTCGCGACGTTCTACGGCGCGAGCTTCGCGCTCCATCCGACGCGACCGCTCGGCACCGCGCTGCGCCTCCTTCGCGGAGCATCGGCGCGGGGGCGCTACGAGTCGCGCGCCGAGATGTCGCTCGCGAGCCTGGTGCGCCGCGCGACCGCGCGCACCGCCGACACGACGCGCCGTCCCGCGGGATGA